One part of the Algibacter sp. L1A34 genome encodes these proteins:
- a CDS encoding NAD(P)/FAD-dependent oxidoreductase translates to MYDALIIGGGAAGLSCALVLGSAQNRAFTKDKRIAIITHQKTSHLQTALFNNVLGLAPGTTGESILDEGKNQLASLYPHVEQIDHEKVLEIEKQHDGFKVSTNKTTYSAKAVVIAVGYTNLLNIKGLEPFIEVHPRAAIEKDRVWLKNTDHLIEENLYVAGTLAGWRSQFAMASGSGAHVATDILTLWNGGKHVKVHDKKI, encoded by the coding sequence ATGTACGATGCTTTAATTATTGGTGGTGGTGCAGCAGGCTTATCATGTGCATTAGTTTTGGGTTCTGCCCAAAACAGAGCATTTACAAAAGATAAACGGATTGCTATTATTACACACCAAAAAACATCGCATCTACAAACCGCCTTGTTTAATAATGTTTTAGGTTTAGCTCCTGGTACAACTGGTGAATCTATTTTAGATGAAGGCAAAAATCAACTCGCTTCCCTATACCCACATGTTGAGCAAATAGATCATGAAAAAGTTTTAGAAATTGAAAAACAACATGATGGTTTTAAAGTTTCAACCAACAAAACGACATATAGCGCTAAAGCAGTAGTTATTGCCGTAGGTTACACCAATTTATTAAACATAAAAGGCTTAGAGCCATTTATAGAAGTACATCCAAGAGCTGCGATAGAAAAAGATAGAGTTTGGCTAAAAAACACAGACCATTTAATTGAAGAAAATCTATACGTTGCGGGCACTTTAGCAGGATGGCGCAGTCAATTTGCCATGGCTTCTGGAAGCGGCGCACATGTAGCTACAGATATTTTAACACTTTGGAATGGCGGTAAACATGTAAAAGTGCATGATAAAAAAATATAG
- a CDS encoding DUF3109 family protein, which produces MFQLGKTIISEDVIKKDFLCNLSACKGACCIDGDAGAPLEEDEIKIMEAIYPKVKPFLRQEGIDAIEAQGTYVTSEDGDLETPLINGADCAYVIFDEKNVALCAIEEAYNQGEVDWKKPVSCHLYPVRIQDYSEFSAVNYHKWQICDDACTLGEELGVPVYKFVKEALIRKFGEDWYAELEKVAETM; this is translated from the coding sequence ATGTTTCAATTAGGTAAGACCATTATTTCAGAAGATGTAATAAAAAAAGATTTTTTGTGTAACCTTTCGGCGTGTAAAGGTGCTTGTTGTATCGATGGTGATGCAGGCGCTCCTTTAGAGGAAGACGAAATTAAAATCATGGAGGCTATTTATCCTAAGGTAAAACCGTTTTTACGACAGGAAGGCATTGATGCTATAGAGGCGCAAGGTACTTATGTAACTTCGGAAGATGGCGACTTAGAAACACCCTTAATTAATGGTGCCGATTGTGCTTATGTAATTTTCGATGAAAAGAACGTTGCGCTATGTGCTATTGAAGAAGCTTATAATCAAGGTGAGGTAGACTGGAAAAAACCAGTGTCTTGCCATTTGTATCCAGTAAGAATTCAAGATTACTCGGAGTTTTCTGCTGTAAATTATCATAAATGGCAAATTTGTGATGATGCTTGTACGCTTGGTGAAGAATTAGGTGTGCCAGTTTATAAATTTGTTAAGGAAGCGCTTATTCGAAAATTTGGCGAAGATTGGTATGCCGAATTAGAAAAAGTAGCCGAGACTATGTAA
- a CDS encoding ribonucleotide-diphosphate reductase subunit beta yields the protein MEITQIIKRDYETSPFVLTKISSAVEKAMLSVGNGSKEDAEVIAIEVLRTLLDRKEKDINYLPNVEQVQDLVEDKLMESSFHDVAKAYILYRNEQARSRKTNIFEKRINLKPYEYPALNDYVDAIRHSYWIHSEFNFTSDIQDFKTRLTPIEQNAIKNTMLAISQIEVAVKSFWGDIYNKMPKPEIGSVGATFAESEVRHHDAYSHLLEILGLNNEFKDLKKKPVIMRRVHYLETALKNAKSENNRDYAESILLFSLFIEHVSLFSQFLIIMAFNKHKNMLKGVSNVVEATSKEEQIHGDFGIDIIKIIKEENPTWFDDEHADLIKKLCIEAFDSESDIVDWIFEDGELDFLPKDVVNEFIKNRFNNSLESIGIEKVFEVNEELVQKTEWFDDEIIGTKHGDFFVKRSINYSKRTKSITSDDLF from the coding sequence ATGGAGATTACACAAATAATAAAAAGAGATTACGAAACAAGTCCTTTTGTTTTAACTAAAATTTCTAGTGCAGTTGAAAAAGCCATGCTTTCAGTTGGAAACGGAAGTAAAGAGGATGCAGAAGTTATCGCTATAGAAGTTTTAAGAACATTATTAGATAGAAAAGAAAAAGATATTAATTATTTACCTAATGTAGAACAAGTTCAAGATCTTGTTGAGGATAAATTAATGGAGAGCTCTTTTCATGATGTAGCAAAAGCTTACATACTATATAGAAATGAGCAAGCGAGAAGTAGAAAGACAAATATTTTCGAAAAACGAATTAATTTAAAGCCTTATGAGTATCCTGCATTAAATGATTATGTGGATGCTATTCGTCACTCATACTGGATTCATTCAGAATTTAATTTTACAAGTGATATACAAGATTTTAAAACAAGACTAACTCCAATTGAGCAAAACGCCATTAAGAATACTATGTTGGCTATTTCTCAAATTGAAGTTGCTGTAAAAAGTTTTTGGGGAGATATCTATAACAAAATGCCTAAACCAGAGATTGGTTCTGTAGGTGCTACATTTGCAGAAAGTGAAGTGCGTCACCATGATGCATATTCGCATTTATTGGAAATATTAGGCCTTAACAACGAGTTTAAAGATTTAAAGAAAAAACCAGTAATAATGAGACGGGTTCATTATTTAGAAACCGCCTTAAAAAATGCCAAAAGTGAAAACAATAGAGATTATGCAGAATCTATTTTGTTGTTTTCTTTATTTATAGAACACGTGTCTTTATTTTCTCAGTTTTTAATCATTATGGCCTTTAATAAGCATAAAAACATGCTTAAAGGAGTGTCTAATGTTGTTGAAGCAACTTCTAAAGAAGAGCAAATACACGGTGATTTTGGTATTGATATTATTAAAATTATAAAAGAAGAAAACCCAACATGGTTTGATGACGAGCATGCAGACTTAATTAAAAAGTTATGTATTGAAGCTTTCGATTCTGAAAGTGATATTGTAGACTGGATTTTTGAAGACGGTGAATTAGATTTCTTACCAAAAGATGTGGTTAACGAGTTTATTAAAAACCGTTTCAACAACTCTTTAGAGAGTATTGGTATTGAAAAAGTATTTGAAGTTAACGAAGAATTAGTGCAAAAAACCGAATGGTTTGACGATGAAATAATCGGTACTAAACACGGCGATTTCTTCGTGAAACGCTCAATAAACTACAGTAAAAGAACAAAAAGTATAACTAGCGACGACTTATTTTAA
- a CDS encoding MarC family protein encodes MQFNLKEIFTAFMVLFAVIDIIGNIPIVIDLRKKVGHIQSEKASIYAGVILIVFLFLGKSILTLIGIDVNSFAVAGAFILFFIALEMILGITLYKQEEEASMTTAVFPLAFPLIAGPGSLTTLLSLRAEFRTENIIVAVLMNVIIIFIVLKTSSKIESIIGQNGINIIRKIFGVILLAIAVKLFAHNIKALFEVI; translated from the coding sequence ATGCAATTTAATTTAAAAGAAATATTCACAGCTTTTATGGTACTATTCGCAGTAATCGATATTATTGGCAATATTCCCATAGTAATCGATTTACGCAAAAAGGTAGGACACATACAAAGTGAAAAAGCTTCTATTTACGCAGGAGTGATATTAATCGTTTTCCTGTTTTTAGGAAAAAGTATTTTAACCCTTATTGGTATAGATGTAAATTCTTTTGCTGTAGCAGGTGCCTTTATTTTATTTTTTATTGCTTTAGAAATGATACTCGGTATTACACTATATAAGCAAGAGGAAGAGGCTTCTATGACTACAGCCGTATTCCCATTGGCATTTCCGCTTATTGCGGGACCAGGAAGTTTAACTACCTTACTATCATTAAGAGCAGAATTTAGAACAGAAAACATTATTGTTGCTGTTTTAATGAATGTTATTATTATTTTTATCGTTTTAAAAACATCTTCAAAAATCGAAAGTATAATTGGCCAAAATGGTATTAACATTATACGAAAAATATTTGGCGTTATTTTACTAGCTATTGCAGTAAAATTATTTGCACATAATATTAAAGCGCTATTTGAAGTAATATAA
- a CDS encoding ribonucleoside-diphosphate reductase subunit alpha has protein sequence MNNQTKNQTDTSLNENTKSSNYDDLKKARKEARKEIGKQPEIKWLTENSRQFLASGYLTDDATPEQRIREIAERAEEILKIDGFADKFYGYMAEGYYSLASPVWSNFGKRRGLPISCFGSHISDDMGDILYTQSEVGMMSKLGGGTSGYFGKLRHRGAPVKNNGESSGAVHIMQLFEKMVDVVSQGSVRRGRFSPYLPIEHQDIHEFLEIGTEGNPIQELTHGVTVGNEWMQEMIDGDADKRAIWAKVLQRRGEIGYPYIFFRDNANNNAPDVYKDKNHEIYASNLCSEIMLPTNDRWSFVCVLSSINLLHYDKWKDTDAVETMVYFLDAVLEEFITKLEVYRDSDSRDDRHTFMFMEKAYTFAKENRALGMGALGWHSLLQSKMVGFDSQEAFDLNSEIFKTIKEKSVKASKELAVLFGEPEVLKGYGRRNTTLNAVAPTTSSAFILGQVSQGIEPIWSNSYVKDIAKIKTTIKNPFLLDLLKEKGINTSEIWRSIRDNDGSVQHLEELTDHEKDVFKTYSEIDQMTIIYQAANRQNHIDQAQSLNIMVHPDMPVKEINKIYVTAWQLGVKSLYYQHSMNAAQKFKQKKECKSCEG, from the coding sequence ATGAACAATCAGACAAAAAATCAAACCGACACGAGTTTAAATGAAAACACAAAATCATCTAATTATGATGATTTAAAGAAAGCAAGAAAAGAAGCTAGAAAAGAAATTGGAAAACAGCCAGAAATAAAATGGTTAACCGAAAATAGTCGTCAGTTTTTAGCCTCTGGATACCTTACCGATGATGCTACACCGGAACAAAGAATTAGAGAAATAGCAGAAAGAGCCGAAGAGATTTTAAAAATCGATGGCTTTGCAGATAAATTTTACGGGTACATGGCAGAAGGGTATTACTCTTTAGCTTCGCCAGTATGGTCTAACTTTGGCAAGCGTCGTGGCTTACCAATTAGTTGCTTTGGTTCGCATATTTCTGATGATATGGGAGATATTCTATATACACAATCGGAAGTTGGAATGATGTCTAAACTTGGTGGTGGTACATCTGGTTATTTCGGGAAATTGCGCCATAGAGGTGCGCCTGTAAAAAATAATGGAGAGTCTTCTGGTGCAGTTCACATCATGCAACTTTTCGAAAAAATGGTAGATGTTGTAAGTCAGGGGTCTGTACGTCGCGGTCGTTTTTCACCCTATTTACCAATAGAGCACCAAGATATTCACGAGTTTTTAGAAATAGGAACAGAAGGAAACCCAATTCAAGAATTAACCCATGGTGTTACAGTTGGTAACGAGTGGATGCAAGAAATGATTGATGGTGATGCTGATAAAAGAGCTATTTGGGCAAAAGTATTACAACGTAGAGGAGAAATAGGATATCCTTATATTTTCTTCAGAGATAATGCAAATAATAATGCTCCTGATGTTTATAAAGATAAGAACCATGAGATTTACGCAAGTAACTTATGTTCTGAAATTATGCTACCTACAAACGATCGTTGGTCTTTTGTTTGTGTATTATCTTCAATAAACTTATTACATTACGATAAATGGAAAGATACCGATGCTGTAGAAACTATGGTATACTTTTTAGATGCGGTATTAGAAGAGTTTATTACAAAATTAGAAGTTTATAGAGATTCTGATAGTCGTGATGATAGACACACGTTCATGTTTATGGAAAAAGCTTATACTTTCGCTAAAGAAAACAGAGCTTTAGGTATGGGCGCTTTAGGATGGCACTCATTATTACAATCTAAAATGGTAGGTTTTGATAGTCAAGAAGCTTTCGATTTAAACAGTGAAATCTTTAAAACTATTAAAGAAAAATCTGTTAAAGCATCAAAAGAATTAGCGGTATTATTTGGTGAGCCAGAAGTTTTAAAAGGTTATGGCAGACGTAATACAACGCTTAACGCTGTAGCTCCAACAACATCTTCAGCATTTATTTTAGGACAAGTTTCTCAAGGTATCGAGCCAATTTGGTCTAACAGTTATGTAAAAGATATTGCTAAAATTAAAACAACTATCAAGAACCCGTTTTTATTAGATCTTTTAAAAGAAAAAGGAATTAATACTAGTGAAATTTGGAGGTCTATTCGTGATAACGATGGTTCTGTTCAACATTTAGAAGAACTTACCGATCATGAAAAAGATGTGTTTAAAACGTATTCTGAAATCGACCAGATGACTATTATTTATCAGGCTGCTAACAGACAAAACCATATCGATCAAGCACAATCTTTAAACATTATGGTGCATCCAGATATGCCTGTAAAAGAGATTAATAAAATATATGTTACTGCTTGGCAATTAGGTGTTAAGTCTTTATACTACCAACACAGTATGAATGCTGCACAAAAATTTAAGCAGAAGAAAGAATGTAAAAGTTGTGAAGGTTAA